A portion of the Vibrio coralliirubri genome contains these proteins:
- a CDS encoding metal-dependent hydrolase, protein MTTSDLITPASAITPTITQFCHQAWQLNAKALYVESDDSKTYLITDVTPFHPVSHIWPDHPADQGFVNVGDVQYPVEDCLVGAIEQSTGKLHIAADIPVKRDTEGWAFVVVHQLPTSASMIKVSDEVVLSVDKEYQASLSRGHSAGHIAFLALNKVLAESYWRKDADRKDPLGSYDFNSYAQVTSFVTPELCTDKYRLGKTLKKRGLNVADMLANLDGIEADINQMIAGWLAEPTPVAMRLEGEALTDSRYWEWQLNADTLVSIPCGGTHIENTSELKALSVKLTQLDDQHIEMLTHVIR, encoded by the coding sequence ATGACTACTAGCGATTTGATTACACCTGCGTCAGCAATCACACCAACCATCACTCAATTTTGTCATCAGGCTTGGCAGCTCAATGCTAAAGCGCTGTACGTTGAAAGCGACGACAGCAAAACTTACCTGATCACCGACGTGACACCTTTCCACCCAGTGAGTCACATTTGGCCAGACCACCCTGCAGATCAAGGCTTTGTGAATGTTGGTGACGTGCAATATCCCGTTGAAGACTGTCTTGTTGGTGCAATAGAACAATCTACTGGCAAGCTTCATATCGCAGCAGATATCCCTGTTAAGCGTGATACAGAAGGGTGGGCGTTTGTGGTTGTCCACCAGCTACCCACATCTGCTTCTATGATTAAGGTTAGCGACGAAGTCGTGTTGTCGGTTGATAAAGAGTACCAAGCCAGTTTGAGCCGTGGTCACAGTGCTGGTCACATCGCTTTCCTAGCCTTGAATAAAGTATTGGCTGAAAGCTACTGGCGTAAAGATGCGGACAGAAAAGATCCGCTTGGCAGTTATGACTTCAATAGCTACGCACAAGTGACGAGCTTTGTGACTCCAGAGCTGTGTACCGATAAGTATCGTTTAGGCAAAACCCTCAAGAAGCGCGGTTTGAACGTTGCAGACATGCTAGCAAACCTTGATGGTATTGAAGCCGACATCAACCAAATGATTGCGGGCTGGCTTGCAGAGCCGACGCCAGTTGCGATGCGACTGGAAGGCGAGGCATTAACAGACTCTCGCTATTGGGAATGGCAGTTGAATGCCGACACTTTAGTGTCTATTCCGTGTGGTGGTACTCACATTGAGAACACCTCAGAGCTTAAGGCATTGTCTGTTAAGTTAACCCAGTTAGATGACCAGCATATTGAAATGCTGACGCATGTAATTCGATGA
- the der gene encoding ribosome biogenesis GTPase Der has protein sequence MVPVVALVGRPNVGKSTLFNRLTRTRDALVADFPGLTRDRKYGHAHFSEHDFIVIDTGGIDGTEEGVETKMAEQSLAAIDEADVVLFMVDGRAGLTPSDVAIAKHLRQLEKPSMLVVNKVDGIDPDAASADFWQLGVEDMYQIAAAHGRGVTALIDLALNPFAEALKAENGEVSDLTEFEDEEEEQVEFTEEEAEAEFKRLQDQPIKLAIIGRPNVGKSTLTNRILGEERVVVYDMPGTTRDSIYIPMQRDEREYVLIDTAGVRRRKNINETVEKFSVVKTLKAIEDANVVLLLIDARENISDQDLSLLGFALNAGRSIVIAVNKWDGLDNDVKERVKKELDRRLGFVDFARIHFISALHGTGVGHLFESVQEAYKSATTRVGTSVLTRIMKMATDDHQPPMVRGRRVKLKYAHAGGYNPPIIVIHGNQVRNLPDSYKRFLMNYYRRSLEIMGTPIRIQFQNSENPFEAKTNKLTISQERKRKRMMSMVKGRK, from the coding sequence ATGGTACCTGTTGTTGCTCTAGTAGGGCGTCCGAACGTAGGTAAATCTACGTTATTTAACCGATTGACTCGAACTCGTGATGCATTGGTTGCGGATTTCCCTGGCTTAACGCGTGACCGTAAATACGGTCATGCTCATTTTAGCGAGCATGACTTTATTGTTATTGACACTGGCGGTATCGACGGTACTGAAGAAGGTGTTGAAACTAAAATGGCTGAGCAGTCGCTAGCGGCGATTGATGAAGCTGATGTCGTTCTATTTATGGTAGATGGCCGTGCGGGTCTAACACCTTCAGACGTGGCGATTGCTAAGCACCTACGTCAACTAGAAAAGCCTTCAATGCTAGTAGTAAACAAGGTTGATGGTATCGACCCTGATGCTGCAAGTGCTGACTTCTGGCAACTAGGCGTAGAAGACATGTACCAAATCGCTGCGGCGCATGGTCGTGGTGTTACTGCACTTATTGATCTTGCTCTTAACCCATTCGCTGAAGCGCTAAAAGCTGAGAATGGCGAAGTAAGCGATTTAACTGAGTTTGAAGACGAAGAAGAAGAGCAGGTTGAATTTACAGAAGAAGAAGCTGAAGCAGAATTCAAGCGTCTTCAAGATCAACCGATCAAACTAGCGATCATTGGCCGTCCTAACGTAGGCAAATCAACGTTAACTAACCGTATTCTTGGTGAAGAACGTGTGGTTGTTTACGATATGCCAGGTACGACTCGTGACTCTATCTACATCCCAATGCAGCGTGATGAGCGTGAATATGTTCTCATCGATACTGCGGGTGTTCGTCGTCGTAAAAACATCAACGAAACGGTAGAGAAGTTCTCAGTGGTTAAAACACTGAAAGCGATTGAAGATGCTAACGTTGTATTGCTGCTTATCGATGCTCGCGAAAACATCTCTGATCAAGATCTAAGCTTGCTAGGCTTTGCGTTGAACGCTGGTCGTTCAATTGTTATTGCCGTAAACAAGTGGGATGGCCTAGATAACGACGTTAAAGAACGCGTTAAGAAAGAGCTAGACCGTCGCTTAGGTTTCGTTGATTTCGCACGTATTCACTTTATCTCTGCACTTCACGGTACAGGTGTTGGTCACTTGTTTGAGTCTGTACAAGAAGCTTACAAGTCAGCGACGACTCGTGTTGGTACTTCTGTTCTAACTCGTATTATGAAGATGGCGACTGATGATCACCAACCGCCTATGGTTCGTGGCCGTCGTGTGAAACTGAAATACGCGCACGCTGGTGGCTACAACCCACCGATTATCGTTATCCACGGTAACCAAGTTCGTAATTTGCCAGATTCATACAAACGATTCTTGATGAACTACTACCGTCGTTCACTAGAGATTATGGGTACACCTATTCGCATTCAATTCCAGAACAGCGAGAACCCATTTGAAGCTAAGACAAACAAGCTGACAATTTCTCAAGAACGTAAACGTAAACGTATGATGAGCATGGTTAAAGGTCGTAAGTAA
- the bamB gene encoding outer membrane protein assembly factor BamB — MKKMFPKAALCAIALGLLAGCAGEEDTVIMAPVPTVNSEFTPSQEWSTSVGDGVGHYFSKLTPELAYDKVFVASREGMVKALDPDTGKELWKVDLEKDVLARLSGGLTAAYGKVFVGSENGEVIALEESTGEELWRVSVNGEVLASPATDSNMVIVHTSRGMLIALDQASGEQKWTISTEVPSLTLRGDSSPVAVSGGVFWGTANGRLAAAIVDRGQLIWQQPVGTPKGATEIDRLVDVDASPIVLGGTLYTVGINGQLIAIDLRSGKPVWKRNYSSAIDLASDGSRLFVVTDKDHVVAVDARSGTELWSTPLLENRLLTAPAIINGYVVVGDTEGYLHWLDRSSGEFVAQQLVDDSGFAVAPIELPEGYLVTTRNGDVKKLTISQ, encoded by the coding sequence ATGAAGAAGATGTTTCCAAAAGCGGCGTTGTGTGCGATTGCTCTTGGCCTACTAGCTGGCTGTGCGGGTGAAGAAGACACCGTAATCATGGCTCCAGTACCAACGGTAAACAGCGAGTTCACTCCTAGTCAGGAATGGTCTACGTCGGTTGGTGATGGTGTTGGTCACTACTTTTCAAAACTAACGCCAGAATTGGCTTACGACAAAGTGTTTGTTGCAAGCCGTGAAGGTATGGTTAAAGCGCTTGATCCTGATACAGGTAAAGAGCTATGGAAAGTCGATCTTGAGAAAGACGTACTGGCTCGTTTATCGGGTGGCCTAACGGCGGCTTACGGTAAAGTATTTGTTGGTTCTGAAAATGGCGAAGTGATCGCACTGGAAGAATCGACCGGTGAAGAGCTGTGGCGTGTATCAGTAAATGGCGAGGTGCTTGCATCCCCAGCAACTGATAGCAACATGGTCATTGTTCATACCAGTCGCGGCATGTTGATCGCGTTAGATCAAGCAAGCGGCGAACAAAAATGGACCATCAGTACTGAAGTACCAAGCCTAACATTGCGTGGCGACAGCTCGCCTGTTGCGGTTTCTGGTGGTGTGTTCTGGGGTACAGCAAATGGTCGTCTAGCTGCGGCTATCGTTGACCGTGGTCAGCTTATTTGGCAACAGCCAGTAGGCACGCCAAAAGGCGCAACGGAAATTGATCGTTTGGTTGATGTTGATGCATCTCCAATTGTTCTTGGTGGCACTTTGTATACCGTAGGTATCAATGGTCAGCTGATTGCTATCGATCTTCGTTCTGGTAAGCCAGTTTGGAAACGTAACTACTCATCAGCGATTGATTTAGCAAGTGATGGCAGCCGTTTGTTCGTTGTTACCGACAAAGACCATGTGGTTGCGGTTGATGCGCGTAGTGGTACTGAACTGTGGAGCACTCCATTGTTAGAAAACCGCTTACTGACAGCACCTGCTATTATTAATGGTTATGTAGTCGTGGGTGACACAGAAGGTTATCTGCACTGGTTAGATCGTTCATCGGGTGAGTTTGTTGCACAACAGCTTGTCGATGATAGCGGCTTTGCGGTTGCGCCAATTGAACTGCCTGAAGGCTACTTAGTGACGACTCGCAATGGCGATGTAAAGAAACTAACGATTAGCCAATAA
- a CDS encoding YfgM family protein, translating into MELYDSEEQQVEAIKDWWKENGKAVIFGAVIGLGGLFGWRYYQDSVVEAREAASEGYTSVISALDTKGVDAQSDIQAFIDANKDAEYSVLAAMQLAKVQVQAGELAAALEQLEWAKSATKDAALAPLLTYRVARIKAEQGEFDAALTDLAAMTDESWKGRVAELRGDISLRKGDTDAAYSAYTEAQQAVDASQTLQIKLDDLAK; encoded by the coding sequence GTGGAACTTTACGATAGCGAAGAGCAACAAGTTGAAGCCATTAAAGATTGGTGGAAAGAGAACGGTAAAGCCGTAATCTTTGGTGCGGTTATTGGTTTAGGTGGTCTATTTGGTTGGCGCTATTACCAAGATTCAGTAGTTGAAGCGCGTGAAGCAGCTTCGGAAGGCTACACCTCTGTAATTTCAGCTCTTGATACTAAGGGCGTTGATGCTCAATCTGATATTCAAGCTTTCATCGACGCAAACAAAGACGCTGAGTACTCAGTACTTGCAGCTATGCAATTAGCAAAAGTACAAGTACAAGCGGGTGAGCTAGCAGCAGCACTTGAACAGCTAGAGTGGGCAAAATCGGCAACTAAGGACGCGGCACTTGCGCCACTACTTACTTATCGTGTTGCACGCATCAAAGCTGAGCAAGGTGAATTTGACGCAGCACTGACTGATCTTGCTGCTATGACAGATGAATCTTGGAAAGGCCGTGTTGCTGAACTGCGTGGTGATATCTCACTTCGTAAAGGCGACACTGACGCAGCATACAGTGCTTACACAGAAGCACAGCAAGCTGTTGACGCTAGCCAAACGCTTCAAATCAAACTTGACGACCTAGCTAAATAA
- the hisS gene encoding histidine--tRNA ligase has translation MAKNIQAIRGMNDCLPTQSPLWQKVESAVKNVVSAYGYNEVRMPIVEETNLFSRAVGEETDVVSKEMYTFDDRNGDSLTLRPEGTAGCVRSCIQNSLINRDEQRLWYMGPMFRHERPQKGRYRQFHQCGVEVFGLDGPDVDAELIMMTARLWRELGIDKHVRLELNSIGSQEDRVSYRTALVAFLEQHIDVLDEDCKRRMHTNPLRVLDTKNPDVQAILGDAPRLSEYLGEESKQHFAGLCELLDAVGIEYQVNERLVRGLDYYNRTVFEWITDSLGAQGTVCGGGRYDGLVEQLGGKATNAVGFAMGLERLVLMMETLELTEVRRSVDVYVVAAGEGTMIAGMQLANQLRDTVEGVRVMNHFGGGNFKKQFKRADKVGAVVALVLGENEVADNTVVLKDLVGGEQETVSQTEVAEKVAALI, from the coding sequence GTGGCTAAAAATATCCAAGCAATTCGAGGCATGAACGACTGCCTTCCAACTCAATCACCACTGTGGCAGAAAGTAGAAAGCGCAGTTAAAAACGTGGTGAGTGCATACGGTTACAACGAAGTACGTATGCCTATCGTTGAAGAAACAAACCTATTTAGCCGTGCAGTTGGTGAAGAGACAGACGTTGTTTCTAAAGAGATGTACACCTTTGACGACCGCAATGGCGATAGCCTAACGCTGCGCCCAGAAGGCACAGCAGGTTGTGTACGTTCATGTATTCAAAATAGCCTTATCAACCGTGATGAACAGCGCCTATGGTACATGGGCCCTATGTTCCGTCACGAGCGTCCTCAAAAAGGTCGTTACCGTCAATTCCACCAATGTGGTGTTGAAGTGTTTGGCCTAGACGGTCCAGACGTTGACGCAGAACTTATCATGATGACAGCACGTCTATGGCGTGAGCTAGGCATCGATAAGCACGTTCGCCTAGAGCTGAACTCAATCGGTTCTCAAGAAGATCGCGTAAGCTACCGCACTGCGTTAGTGGCTTTCCTTGAGCAACACATTGATGTGCTTGACGAAGACTGCAAACGTCGCATGCACACTAACCCTCTACGTGTACTTGATACTAAGAACCCTGATGTTCAAGCGATCTTAGGTGACGCACCTCGACTATCTGAATATCTAGGTGAAGAATCGAAGCAACATTTTGCTGGTTTGTGTGAACTTCTTGACGCTGTTGGTATCGAATACCAAGTTAATGAGCGTCTAGTACGTGGCCTAGATTACTACAACCGCACCGTATTTGAGTGGATCACAGACAGCCTTGGTGCTCAAGGTACAGTATGTGGTGGCGGTCGTTACGATGGTCTTGTTGAGCAACTAGGCGGCAAAGCAACCAATGCAGTTGGCTTCGCAATGGGTCTAGAGCGTCTGGTTCTGATGATGGAAACGCTAGAGCTAACAGAAGTTCGTCGTAGCGTTGATGTATACGTAGTTGCTGCTGGCGAAGGTACTATGATCGCGGGCATGCAGTTAGCGAATCAATTACGCGACACCGTTGAAGGCGTGCGTGTAATGAACCACTTCGGTGGTGGTAACTTCAAGAAGCAATTCAAACGTGCTGACAAAGTAGGTGCTGTTGTGGCGCTGGTACTTGGTGAGAACGAAGTTGCTGACAATACAGTTGTGCTAAAAGATCTGGTTGGCGGCGAGCAAGAAACCGTGTCTCAAACGGAAGTTGCAGAGAAAGTTGCTGCGCTAATCTAA
- the ispG gene encoding flavodoxin-dependent (E)-4-hydroxy-3-methylbut-2-enyl-diphosphate synthase, with the protein MQHESPIIRRKSTRIYVGDVPIGDGAPIAVQSMTNTRTTDVAATVAQIRALEKVGADIVRVSVPTMDAAEAFKLIKQQVSVPLVADIHFDYRIALKVAEYGVDCLRINPGNIGNESRIRSVVDCARDMNIPIRIGVNGGSLEKEIQEKYTEPTAEALVESAMRHVDILDRLNFDQFKVSVKASDVFLAVGSYRLLAKQIDQPLHLGITEAGGARAGSVKSAVGLGMLLSEGIGDTLRISLAADPVEEIKVGFDILKSLRIRSRGINFIACPSCSRQEFDVINTVNALEERLEDVITPMDVSIIGCVVNGPGEAEVSHLGLAGSARKSAFYEDGKRQKERFDNDDLVDKLEAKIRAKASVLDKANRIDVENLED; encoded by the coding sequence ATGCAACACGAATCTCCTATTATTCGTCGCAAATCAACCCGTATTTATGTGGGTGATGTGCCGATCGGTGATGGTGCACCAATTGCTGTGCAATCCATGACCAACACAAGAACAACAGATGTAGCCGCGACCGTTGCTCAAATTAGAGCTCTGGAAAAAGTTGGCGCTGATATCGTTCGCGTATCTGTACCGACTATGGATGCCGCTGAAGCCTTTAAGCTAATCAAGCAGCAGGTCTCTGTTCCTTTGGTTGCTGATATTCACTTCGACTACCGTATCGCACTTAAAGTGGCGGAATACGGCGTTGACTGTCTGCGTATCAACCCAGGTAACATCGGTAACGAAAGCCGTATCCGCTCAGTTGTTGATTGTGCACGTGATATGAATATTCCGATTCGTATTGGTGTTAACGGCGGTTCTCTTGAGAAAGAGATCCAAGAGAAATACACAGAACCTACAGCAGAAGCGCTTGTTGAATCAGCAATGCGTCATGTAGATATTCTAGACCGTCTGAACTTTGATCAATTCAAAGTCAGCGTTAAGGCGTCTGATGTATTCCTAGCAGTCGGTTCTTACCGTTTGCTGGCTAAGCAGATTGATCAACCTCTTCACCTTGGCATTACCGAAGCGGGTGGTGCGCGTGCTGGCTCTGTAAAGTCAGCAGTAGGTTTAGGTATGCTTCTTTCTGAAGGTATCGGCGATACGCTGCGTATCTCGCTAGCGGCTGATCCGGTTGAAGAGATCAAAGTTGGTTTTGATATTCTTAAATCTTTGCGCATTCGTTCGCGTGGCATCAACTTCATTGCGTGCCCGAGCTGTTCTCGTCAAGAGTTCGATGTTATTAACACAGTTAATGCCCTTGAAGAGCGCCTAGAAGACGTGATCACTCCAATGGATGTATCTATCATCGGTTGTGTGGTTAACGGCCCTGGTGAAGCTGAAGTGTCTCACTTAGGTTTAGCCGGTAGTGCTCGTAAGAGTGCCTTCTACGAAGACGGTAAGCGTCAGAAAGAGCGCTTCGACAACGATGACCTTGTCGACAAACTTGAAGCTAAGATTCGTGCAAAAGCGTCAGTGCTTGATAAAGCAAATCGCATTGATGTAGAAAACTTAGAAGATTAA
- the rodZ gene encoding cytoskeleton protein RodZ, with protein MNTEQDTQAQENVAPALEAGTLLKNKRESLGLTQKQISDRLKLRVTLIQQIEENQFESDQVATFMRGYIRSYAKYVNLDEKVVLSALHHAGDAQHQEQEMLSFSRKTKTEKHNSRIMLLTWSIFAVIAGISSLWWWQNQQQDTLSQSLANTESSEELAVEESLAPEFTSLEVIEAEQNEAGASVVEGTEGLAAISDAEDTSDAVTPADETPAQQATETEPTAEVAANAEAVEASTTPEAVANELVMQFSADCWIQVKDATGKTLSTGIKKAGQSLNLSGTAPYKVILGAPEGVSMTFASEPVDLSGYTSGKVARITLP; from the coding sequence ATGAACACAGAACAAGATACACAAGCGCAAGAAAACGTAGCTCCAGCTTTGGAAGCGGGAACGCTGCTTAAGAACAAACGAGAATCTCTTGGTTTAACGCAAAAGCAGATTTCTGATCGCTTGAAACTTCGCGTTACGCTGATCCAACAAATTGAAGAAAACCAATTCGAGTCAGATCAAGTGGCGACGTTTATGCGTGGCTACATTCGTTCATACGCGAAATACGTCAATCTTGACGAAAAAGTCGTATTGAGTGCGCTGCATCATGCCGGTGATGCTCAGCATCAAGAGCAAGAAATGCTGAGTTTTTCTCGTAAGACCAAAACCGAGAAGCACAACAGCCGTATTATGCTCCTGACTTGGAGCATTTTTGCGGTCATTGCGGGTATCTCCTCACTTTGGTGGTGGCAGAACCAACAACAAGACACCCTATCTCAATCTTTAGCGAATACTGAAAGCTCAGAAGAACTAGCGGTAGAAGAATCACTTGCCCCTGAATTCACCTCTTTAGAAGTGATTGAAGCTGAACAAAACGAAGCGGGTGCTTCTGTTGTTGAAGGTACTGAAGGCCTTGCTGCGATAAGCGATGCGGAAGATACTTCAGATGCTGTTACTCCAGCTGACGAAACTCCTGCGCAACAAGCAACAGAGACAGAACCAACTGCTGAAGTTGCTGCTAATGCAGAAGCGGTTGAAGCAAGTACTACTCCTGAAGCTGTGGCTAATGAGCTAGTCATGCAGTTCTCTGCTGATTGCTGGATCCAAGTAAAAGATGCAACGGGTAAAACCTTGTCGACTGGCATCAAAAAAGCAGGTCAGTCGTTAAATCTTTCAGGAACTGCGCCATATAAAGTGATTCTAGGTGCGCCAGAAGGCGTATCAATGACATTTGCAAGTGAACCTGTCGACCTTTCTGGGTATACTTCAGGCAAAGTAGCTAGAATAACCTTACCTTAG
- a CDS encoding bifunctional tRNA (adenosine(37)-C2)-methyltransferase TrmG/ribosomal RNA large subunit methyltransferase RlmN — protein MTTAKVNLLDFDRKGLRKFFTEELNEKAFRAEQVMKWIYHFGVDDFEQMNNINKKLREKLQRRCEIVAPVVSEAQHSSDGTIKWAMSVGDQDVETVYIPDGDRATLCVSSQVGCALECKFCSTAQQGFNRNLKVSEIVGQIWRASREIGLEKETGRRPITNVVMMGMGEPLLNMKNLMPSLEIMLDDLGFALSKRRVTVSTSGVVSGLDQMTDNIDVALAISLHAPNDALRSQIMPINDRWDIQDFLASVRRYIASSNANRGKVTVEYVLLDHVNDDMDHARELAELMKETPCKINLIPFNPYPGSPYKKPSNSRIDRFQKTLMEYNYTVTVRKTRGDDIDAACGQLVGDVIDRTKRTKMLKAASEANLIAGGVIEVKAV, from the coding sequence ATGACCACAGCTAAAGTCAATCTACTCGATTTTGATCGTAAAGGTCTTCGTAAATTTTTCACAGAAGAACTGAATGAGAAAGCGTTTCGAGCAGAGCAAGTGATGAAGTGGATTTATCACTTCGGTGTCGATGACTTCGAACAAATGAATAACATCAACAAAAAGTTACGTGAGAAACTTCAACGTCGCTGTGAGATTGTTGCACCTGTTGTTTCTGAAGCTCAACACTCTTCAGATGGCACAATTAAATGGGCGATGAGCGTTGGCGACCAAGACGTTGAAACGGTATATATCCCAGATGGTGACCGTGCGACGCTATGTGTATCTTCACAGGTTGGTTGTGCACTTGAATGTAAGTTCTGTTCTACAGCTCAACAAGGCTTCAACCGTAACCTAAAAGTTTCAGAGATTGTTGGCCAAATCTGGCGTGCATCTCGCGAAATCGGCCTAGAAAAAGAAACCGGCCGTCGTCCAATTACTAACGTTGTAATGATGGGTATGGGCGAGCCTCTATTGAACATGAAGAACCTAATGCCATCATTAGAAATCATGCTTGATGATCTAGGTTTCGCGCTGTCTAAGCGTCGTGTAACTGTATCAACTTCTGGTGTTGTTTCTGGTCTTGACCAAATGACAGACAACATTGATGTAGCATTGGCTATCTCTCTACATGCACCAAACGATGCACTACGTAGCCAAATCATGCCGATCAACGATCGTTGGGATATTCAAGACTTCCTAGCATCAGTTCGTCGTTACATTGCATCTTCAAACGCTAACCGCGGTAAAGTAACGGTTGAGTACGTGTTATTGGATCATGTGAATGACGATATGGACCACGCACGTGAACTTGCAGAGCTAATGAAAGAGACGCCTTGTAAGATCAACTTAATTCCATTTAACCCTTACCCGGGTTCGCCTTATAAGAAGCCAAGCAACTCTCGTATTGATCGCTTCCAAAAAACGCTGATGGAATACAACTACACAGTAACCGTTCGTAAGACTCGTGGTGATGATATTGATGCCGCGTGTGGTCAATTAGTCGGTGATGTTATTGACAGAACTAAGCGTACTAAAATGCTTAAAGCTGCCTCTGAAGCGAACTTGATTGCCGGTGGTGTGATTGAGGTAAAAGCGGTATAA
- the ndk gene encoding nucleoside-diphosphate kinase, with protein MALERTFSIVKPDAVKRNLVGEIYHRIEKAGLEIIAAKMVRLTEEQASGFYAEHEGKEFFPALKEFMTSGPIMVQVLEGENAIARYRELMGKTNPEEAACGTIRADYAISMRYNSVHGSDSPESAAREIEFFFPESEICPRPAQ; from the coding sequence ATGGCTCTAGAAAGAACGTTCTCAATTGTTAAGCCGGATGCAGTTAAGCGTAACCTTGTTGGTGAAATCTATCACCGTATCGAAAAAGCAGGCCTAGAAATTATTGCTGCTAAGATGGTTCGTCTTACTGAAGAGCAAGCGAGTGGCTTCTACGCAGAACACGAAGGCAAAGAGTTCTTCCCAGCTCTTAAAGAGTTTATGACTTCTGGTCCTATCATGGTTCAAGTGCTTGAAGGCGAAAACGCTATCGCTCGTTACCGTGAGCTTATGGGCAAAACAAACCCAGAAGAAGCGGCTTGCGGCACTATCCGTGCTGACTACGCAATCAGCATGCGTTACAACTCAGTACACGGCAGCGACAGCCCTGAGTCTGCAGCTCGCGAAATCGAATTCTTCTTCCCAGAATCTGAAATTTGCCCACGCCCAGCTCAATAA
- the pepB gene encoding aminopeptidase PepB, which translates to MSTQMSVFLSQEAAQPQWGARAILSFSEAGATIHIGEGHDLGAVQRAGRTLDGQGIAFVSLRGEGWDLESVWAFYQGYRGPKKKNALEWDALSEADQTELEARIRATDWTRDIINKTAEEVAPRQLATMAAEYIKSVAPAGTVKAKIVKDKDLLTEGWEGIYAVGRGSERTSAMLQLDFNPTGDENAPVFACLVGKGITFDSGGYSIKPGQFMTAMKADMGGAATITGGLGLAIERGLNKRIKLILCCAENMISGRALKLGDIITYKNGKTVEIMNTDAEGRLVLADGLMYASAQSPELIIDCATLTGAAKNALGNDYHALLSFDDELSHQALTAANQEKEGLWPLPLADFHRGMLPSNFADLSNISTGDYTPGASTAAAFLSYFVDDYKKGWIHMDCAGTYRKSASDKWAAGATGMGVRTLARLLIDQAK; encoded by the coding sequence ATGTCTACACAGATGTCAGTATTTTTAAGTCAAGAAGCTGCCCAGCCTCAGTGGGGAGCAAGAGCTATTTTATCGTTCTCAGAAGCGGGAGCGACAATTCACATTGGTGAAGGCCACGATCTAGGCGCAGTTCAACGTGCAGGTCGTACGCTTGACGGACAAGGTATCGCATTCGTTTCACTTCGTGGTGAAGGTTGGGATCTAGAAAGCGTTTGGGCTTTCTACCAAGGCTACCGTGGACCAAAGAAAAAGAATGCATTGGAATGGGATGCACTTTCAGAAGCCGATCAAACTGAGCTTGAAGCTCGTATTCGCGCGACTGACTGGACGCGTGACATTATCAATAAAACCGCTGAAGAAGTGGCACCTCGCCAACTCGCGACCATGGCTGCAGAATACATCAAGTCAGTGGCACCTGCGGGCACTGTTAAAGCGAAGATCGTTAAAGACAAGGATCTACTAACCGAAGGTTGGGAAGGCATCTACGCGGTCGGCCGTGGCTCTGAACGTACATCAGCAATGCTGCAACTGGACTTCAACCCAACAGGCGACGAAAATGCACCTGTATTTGCTTGTTTAGTCGGTAAAGGTATTACGTTCGATTCGGGCGGTTACAGCATCAAACCAGGCCAATTCATGACAGCAATGAAAGCTGACATGGGTGGCGCAGCAACAATTACTGGTGGTTTAGGTCTTGCGATTGAACGCGGCCTGAACAAGCGCATCAAGCTTATTCTATGTTGCGCAGAGAACATGATCTCTGGTCGCGCATTGAAGCTTGGCGATATCATTACCTACAAAAACGGTAAAACAGTTGAGATCATGAACACCGATGCGGAAGGTCGCTTAGTGCTAGCTGATGGCCTAATGTACGCAAGTGCACAAAGCCCTGAGCTGATCATCGACTGTGCAACACTAACAGGCGCGGCTAAAAACGCACTAGGTAACGACTACCACGCACTATTAAGCTTCGATGATGAGTTATCTCACCAAGCGCTAACGGCGGCAAATCAAGAGAAAGAAGGCTTATGGCCACTGCCTCTTGCTGATTTCCACCGTGGCATGTTGCCTTCAAACTTTGCTGATCTTTCAAACATCAGCACGGGTGATTACACACCGGGTGCAAGTACAGCAGCGGCATTCCTTTCTTACTTTGTAGATGACTACAAAAAAGGTTGGATTCATATGGATTGCGCGGGTACTTACCGTAAGTCAGCAAGTGACAAGTGGGCGGCAGGCGCAACGGGTATGGGCGTTCGCACACTGGCTCGTCTTCTTATCGACCAAGCAAAATAA
- the iscX gene encoding Fe-S cluster assembly protein IscX: protein MSLKWIDSRDIAIELCDLYPDTDPKTVRFTDLHQWVLDLEEFDDEPNHSNEKILEAIILCWMDEMD from the coding sequence ATGAGCTTGAAGTGGATTGATTCGCGAGATATCGCAATTGAGCTATGTGATTTGTACCCTGATACTGATCCTAAAACGGTACGTTTTACCGATCTGCATCAATGGGTGCTAGACCTTGAAGAGTTCGACGACGAGCCTAACCACTCGAATGAGAAAATCTTAGAGGCTATTATTTTGTGCTGGATGGATGAGATGGATTAA